CACGGGTTGCCTCTGCGGTTGCGACATTACCCGCCACAACCTGCACGATATTGGACAGTTTCTTGACCCGCTCGACCGCCTTGGCAACCTCGCGGTTGTGGCCATGCGCGGTGTCGATGATCACGACATCGCATTCTGCATCGATCAGCGCTTCTGTTCGTTCAAAGCCCTTGTCGCCGACAGTCGTCGCCGCAGCCACGCGCAGGCGGCCTGCGCTGTCCTTCGTCGCGTGGGGGTATGTCACCGCCTTTTCGATATCCTTGACCGTGATCAGGCCAATGCAACGATAGGCATCGTCCACAACCAGCAGTTTCTCGATCCGCCGTTGATGAAGCAGGCGGCGTGCCTCTTCCTGGCTGACGCCCGGCGCCACAGTCGCCAAATGTTCATGCGTCATCAGTTCGCGGACCGGCTGATTGGGATTATCGGCAAACCGGACATCGCGGTTGGTCAGAATCCCGACCAGCTTCCCGCCGTTTTCCACGACCGGAATACCACTGATGCGGTTGGCGAGCATGAGCGCCTGCGCTTCACCCAGCGTCGCATCCGGCGCGATCGTGATCGGATTGACCACCATGCCGCTCTCGAAACGTTTCACCGCACGCACTGCGGTGCATTGCTGTTCGATCGTGAGATTGCGGTGCAGCACGCCGATGCCGCCCAACTGCGCCATGACAATCGCCATATCCGATTCCGTCACCGTATCCATCGCGGCGGAAAGCACCGGGATGTTCAGGCGAATGGAACGGGTTAGCTGAGTCGATGTGTCAGCTTGCGAAGGCAGGATATCACTCTCGGCCGGACGCAACAGAACGTCGTCGAATGTAAGGCCTGTCTGGATATCCATGGGTGCCACCGCTTTCCTGTACCGGGTAGAATCGTGGCGGCCCATCTAGGGCCCGCTTGCGTCCACCGCAATAGCTGTGATTCACGCAGGCGCGCATTCCCCGTCGCGATCACACCTCCTGACCGGAGTAGACCCGCTTACTGCGCGGTCCAGCCCCCATCGAGCGAGAAGTTCGAACCGGTGATATTGCCCGCTTCCTCGCGGCACAAAAACACCGCCATCGCCCCCAGATCCTCGACCTGCG
This genomic window from Caenibius tardaugens NBRC 16725 contains:
- the guaB gene encoding IMP dehydrogenase encodes the protein MDIQTGLTFDDVLLRPAESDILPSQADTSTQLTRSIRLNIPVLSAAMDTVTESDMAIVMAQLGGIGVLHRNLTIEQQCTAVRAVKRFESGMVVNPITIAPDATLGEAQALMLANRISGIPVVENGGKLVGILTNRDVRFADNPNQPVRELMTHEHLATVAPGVSQEEARRLLHQRRIEKLLVVDDAYRCIGLITVKDIEKAVTYPHATKDSAGRLRVAAATTVGDKGFERTEALIDAECDVVIIDTAHGHNREVAKAVERVKKLSNIVQVVAGNVATAEATRALIDAGADAVKVGIGPGSICTTRIVAGVGVPQLTAIMEAAEEAAKAGVPVIGDGGLRTSGDAAKALAAGASSVMIGSLLAGTEEAPGETFLYQGRAYKAYRGMGSVGAMARGSADRYFQQDIKDQMKLVPEGIEGQVPYKGPARDVVHQLVGGIKAAMGYTGSATIEDLRTRAKFIRITNAGLSESHVHDVSITREAPNYPTR